The window CCTTGTTCCGGTAGCAATCGCCGAAGAAGAGGAAACTGACTTTTTCATGGCGGATTTTCGTTTGCGTTACGAAGCGGTTGATCAGGATAACCCATTAAAAGATGCGGAAGCCCTGACACTGAGAACCACAATTGGATTGCGCACGCCACAAATTCTCGGCTTTTCTATCTATGTAGAGGGGGAGGATTCTCGCCCAGTTTTTGGTATTGATAATTACAACGATACCTTAGGGATGAACCCCGGGTATTCTGTAATCGCCGACCCGGAAACCACTGAGTTCGACCAAGGGTATCTGCAATTTAAAACTAAAAATCTAGCGGCAAAATTGGGTCGCCAGGTAATCAATCTCGATAATGAACGATTCGTTGGTAGCGTTGGCTGGCGCCAGGACAAACAGACCTTTGATGCCTTCAGCGTTGCCTGGACGCTTTTTGACGCTCTCACCGTTAACTACATCTATATCGATAAACGTAATCGCATATTTGCCGATGAGCAGGATCTTGATAGTAAAGATCATCTGCTAAACCTGGCCTGGGATACCGGTCTGGGTACCTTAATCGGCTATGCGTATATGCTGGAAGAGGATGAAGGTATCCGCAATGACAACGACACCTATGGTATTCGTTATCAGGGCCAGCTACAGGCGCTTGGACAGCAATGGCTGTTGAACGCTGAATACGCCGAGCAGACATTAGATACCGAAGCTGGTGAATTCGAACCTCATTATTATCTGTTAGAAGCTGGCATTAACTTCAGTGCATTGACTTTTATGTTGGGCTATGAATCCTTAGGCAGTGATGATGGTCAGGTTGGTTTTGCCACACCTTTAGCAACCCTGCATAAATTTAATGGTTTCACCGATCAGTTTCTGGCAACCCCGGCACAGGGCTTAAATGATTGGTATGCGACATTAGGCGGCAGCATTTTCTCAGGAAAATGGAGTGTCGGATATCACGATTTTGAAGCCGATGATTCAGCGCCGTTAATTGATGATTTCGGCAAGGAATACAATGCCCAGTATACCCATGGGTTCGGCGACCATTTTTCTGCCGGGGTAAAATATGCCAATTATGAGCGAGGAGATTTCGCCGCGGAAAAAGTCGATACCGACAAATTGTGGGTGTGGGTTGGTGCGACGTTTTAATTGAAATCGTAATCACTTTCTATTACCGACTCATAGGATGCGCCATTTTGGCGCAACTTTGCTTTAACTTAACTCAGATTTAAATGATTTCTACCCGGCAT is drawn from Thalassotalea sp. PS06 and contains these coding sequences:
- a CDS encoding alginate export family protein, encoding MNPENPIKTSPDTQLSVRSLLFSSLCVSSFGLVPVAIAEEEETDFFMADFRLRYEAVDQDNPLKDAEALTLRTTIGLRTPQILGFSIYVEGEDSRPVFGIDNYNDTLGMNPGYSVIADPETTEFDQGYLQFKTKNLAAKLGRQVINLDNERFVGSVGWRQDKQTFDAFSVAWTLFDALTVNYIYIDKRNRIFADEQDLDSKDHLLNLAWDTGLGTLIGYAYMLEEDEGIRNDNDTYGIRYQGQLQALGQQWLLNAEYAEQTLDTEAGEFEPHYYLLEAGINFSALTFMLGYESLGSDDGQVGFATPLATLHKFNGFTDQFLATPAQGLNDWYATLGGSIFSGKWSVGYHDFEADDSAPLIDDFGKEYNAQYTHGFGDHFSAGVKYANYERGDFAAEKVDTDKLWVWVGATF